The following coding sequences lie in one Candidatus Rokuibacteriota bacterium genomic window:
- a CDS encoding sigma-70 family RNA polymerase sigma factor: MSNAGSGAPSSEFERMVLPHLEAMVRLARFLLRGKRADADDLVQDAVLRAFEAFPRFQPGTNFRAWLFRILRNAYVDLLRRKGRQIELAEPDAGLQENSRAIEEFRAEAVRQRTEADLEAALADLPAEIKTALLLVDGEGMRYDEVAEIMDCPIGTVRSRLHRGRRLLRQRLVEIWQGRTVG; the protein is encoded by the coding sequence GTGAGCAATGCCGGGTCCGGCGCGCCGTCCTCCGAGTTTGAACGGATGGTACTCCCGCACCTCGAAGCAATGGTTCGGCTTGCCCGTTTCCTCCTCCGTGGGAAGCGAGCGGACGCGGACGATCTCGTGCAAGATGCCGTCCTCCGGGCCTTTGAAGCCTTTCCTCGATTCCAACCGGGCACAAACTTCCGCGCGTGGCTTTTCCGCATCCTTCGCAATGCCTACGTCGATCTGCTCCGGCGGAAGGGACGCCAGATCGAGCTTGCCGAACCGGACGCGGGGCTACAGGAGAACAGTCGTGCAATTGAAGAGTTCAGGGCCGAAGCGGTGCGCCAGCGCACGGAGGCTGATCTGGAGGCTGCCCTGGCCGACCTGCCCGCCGAGATCAAGACGGCGCTTCTTCTTGTCGATGGCGAGGGGATGCGCTACGACGAAGTGGCCGAGATCATGGATTGCCCCATCGGTACCGTCCGCTCCCGCCTGCATCGCGGGCGGCGCCTTCTTCGCCAGCGGCTCGTCGAGATCTGGCAGGGCCGAACTGTCGGCTGA
- a CDS encoding MFS transporter, whose amino-acid sequence MPDRSRSAPGFVFNGNGREVIAALEQAPFTRRHGLLLAALLAALVFDYQKPATIGFVIPGMREMWGLSEASAAYLPAAGMGGTVIGSVLWGFMADRVGRRAALLWTVGIFSIATLCGFALAYWQSLLACFVMGFGVGGEIPVVFALASEYLPARLRGTAVLGLGIAGSMGGYALAAGTAAIVKAFYPEVHAWRLLWLVNLIPSVILILALRSRIVPESARYLLAQGRVQDARAAAESLLGPIARTPAITESWSIDGPRKEAVTSLRTPYGRVAALAFFAFGWGLANFGFLTWLPTLLGRLGYAGATASAYLALSALIGLPSLILTALLFSRWSTQGTLVVYAAGGALALLALGAGASAGKLTPVLLVVASALAFFFIASIGGALPVYAAEVSPTAVRARQTGIVAAAGRLGAIVGPYVGGIWLTGGGSVLGLQAFFAAGLIAAAGVLHMVGVETRGRTLEEITRFHWPGRFLKGGLVMRTIQLGVPTIKCEGCVETIRTALTKRSGVQTVEGDPDRKDVTVTFDPGQLTESEIRAAIAEAGFLVG is encoded by the coding sequence ATGCCTGACCGCTCGCGCTCTGCACCAGGGTTCGTGTTCAACGGAAACGGACGCGAGGTTATCGCGGCGCTGGAGCAGGCGCCTTTCACGCGGCGGCATGGCCTCTTGTTGGCTGCACTGCTCGCTGCGCTCGTGTTCGACTACCAGAAGCCTGCGACCATCGGCTTCGTGATCCCTGGGATGCGAGAGATGTGGGGCCTCTCCGAAGCTAGCGCCGCTTACCTCCCCGCGGCTGGGATGGGCGGGACCGTGATCGGGTCCGTCCTCTGGGGGTTCATGGCCGACCGCGTCGGACGGCGGGCAGCACTGCTCTGGACAGTCGGCATCTTCTCGATCGCCACGCTGTGCGGGTTCGCTCTGGCCTACTGGCAGTCACTCCTGGCCTGTTTCGTGATGGGGTTCGGCGTGGGCGGCGAGATTCCCGTGGTGTTCGCGTTGGCTAGCGAGTACTTGCCAGCCCGGCTTCGGGGAACGGCGGTGCTAGGCTTGGGCATCGCCGGCTCGATGGGAGGCTACGCCCTGGCGGCCGGCACTGCAGCAATCGTGAAGGCTTTCTACCCGGAGGTCCATGCGTGGCGGCTACTCTGGCTGGTGAACCTGATTCCGTCGGTTATCCTGATCCTGGCCCTGCGGAGCCGGATCGTCCCTGAGTCGGCCCGGTACCTGCTGGCTCAGGGCCGGGTGCAGGACGCGAGAGCGGCTGCCGAATCTCTCCTCGGCCCGATCGCGAGAACTCCAGCGATTACAGAATCGTGGTCGATAGATGGCCCGCGTAAAGAGGCGGTCACTTCGCTCCGGACGCCCTACGGCCGCGTCGCGGCCCTGGCGTTCTTCGCCTTCGGCTGGGGCCTGGCCAACTTCGGGTTTCTCACCTGGCTCCCTACTCTGCTGGGAAGGCTCGGCTACGCGGGCGCAACCGCTTCCGCTTACCTTGCGCTCTCGGCGCTCATCGGGCTCCCTAGCCTGATTCTCACGGCGCTTCTGTTCAGCCGCTGGAGCACGCAGGGGACGCTGGTCGTGTACGCCGCGGGAGGGGCGCTCGCGCTCCTGGCGCTCGGTGCAGGCGCGAGCGCCGGGAAGCTGACGCCCGTCCTCCTGGTGGTCGCGAGTGCCCTGGCGTTCTTCTTCATCGCCTCGATCGGGGGCGCCCTCCCTGTCTACGCCGCCGAGGTGTCTCCCACGGCGGTGCGGGCTCGCCAGACGGGGATCGTCGCGGCGGCAGGCAGGCTAGGCGCCATTGTCGGCCCGTACGTGGGCGGCATCTGGCTGACGGGCGGCGGCTCAGTGCTCGGCCTCCAGGCGTTTTTTGCGGCCGGGCTCATCGCGGCCGCGGGGGTGCTGCACATGGTGGGTGTGGAGACCCGTGGCCGCACGCTGGAAGAGATCACGAGATTCCACTGGCCAGGCCGTTTCCTGAAAGGGGGGCTCGTCATGAGAACGATCCAACTGGGCGTACCCACGATCAAGTGCGAGGGATGCGTGGAGACGATTCGCACCGCCCTGACCAAGCGCTCTGGGGTCCAGACGGTCGAGGGGGATCCAGACCGAAAGGACGTCACAGTCACGTTTGACCCTGGCCAGCTCACGGAGAGCGAGATTCGGGCTGCCATCGCGGAAGCCGGCTTTCTTGTCGGATAA
- a CDS encoding c-type cytochrome — protein MNVGSVAKLRLVLGVLVTLLALGGFGSMPSRALSDRPEPDLERGRFVYEANCAICHGRNGDGRGMARHHFETPPASFEAGKFKFRSTPSGSLPLDSDLFRTITKGVGRTGMVPQGHLDEADRWDVVAYIKGFSRRFERDAPRAPIAIPPPPNRAPELVARGRQIYLDAGCADCHGGRGKGDGPSRDRLTDDWGNPIRPTDLTRLPRKSGPDPEDLYRTIATGMDGTPMPSYADALPPEELWALVAYLWGLPPRSEWENLGKLIDEEIVGFNVEKRHRQPLPPRTPRAIRSEPSS, from the coding sequence ATGAACGTCGGTTCCGTAGCAAAACTGCGGCTGGTTCTGGGCGTGCTCGTCACGCTTTTGGCTCTGGGAGGCTTTGGCTCGATGCCCTCGAGGGCCCTGAGCGATCGCCCGGAGCCAGACCTGGAGCGGGGCCGGTTCGTCTATGAGGCGAACTGCGCGATCTGCCACGGACGGAACGGTGATGGCCGGGGCATGGCCCGGCATCATTTCGAGACCCCTCCCGCCAGCTTCGAGGCCGGGAAGTTTAAGTTCCGTTCGACCCCTTCGGGCTCGCTTCCGCTCGATTCGGATCTCTTCCGGACCATTACCAAGGGAGTGGGACGGACGGGGATGGTCCCGCAGGGACACCTGGACGAGGCCGATCGCTGGGATGTCGTCGCCTACATCAAAGGGTTCTCGCGGCGCTTCGAACGGGATGCGCCAAGAGCGCCCATCGCCATCCCGCCACCGCCGAACCGCGCCCCGGAGCTCGTGGCCCGCGGCCGGCAGATCTATCTGGACGCCGGTTGCGCTGACTGCCACGGCGGGCGCGGCAAGGGCGATGGCCCGTCGCGCGACAGGCTCACGGACGACTGGGGCAATCCAATCCGTCCCACTGACCTCACCCGGCTGCCCAGGAAGAGCGGGCCGGACCCGGAGGATCTCTATCGGACGATCGCGACCGGCATGGACGGGACGCCGATGCCTTCGTACGCCGACGCGCTGCCGCCGGAGGAGCTCTGGGCCCTCGTGGCGTATCTCTGGGGACTCCCGCCCCGGTCCGAATGGGAAAACCTGGGCAAGCTGATTGATGAGGAGATCGTGGGGTTCAATGTCGAAAAGCGGCATCGCCAGCCACTCCCGCCACGAACTCCTCGAGCGATCCGTTCCGAGCCATCGAGCTGA